One segment of Desulfosudis oleivorans Hxd3 DNA contains the following:
- a CDS encoding NHL domain-containing protein yields the protein MAKKPAALLTALFVLVFAFSAHAEASSFLDRTVSINWLHFAKSADLFTADAEAQGVLRITNTTPDKSYWGYVVLNGRTYWLNNNDTFVQPVSLKRFNAFFVSLLGAPGTALHIEILPPKPEIISFTIAPNSVVQGSTATLAWATENADTVAIEPGIGPVDPDGSVTVAPDATTTYTLTAANAYGSVSETATVTVLVPPAITIVEPNGLNDIADESFTIQWEDEDPDSDATISLYYDTDNTGADGILIALGLGEDPDGVDDQFTWDISTIMEGDYYIYAVIDDGVTPAVIAYSPGPVTVLHNIPPEITLTSISAFVGDGSYEYVDSRYSNTLLYNWLDITAVGTEILLTGFDDAYSVNLPFEFPFFGDIKSSILISSNGYLTFGNYGTNCNNRPIPEFFDPNDFIAPYWDDIVPDKGGSFHYYYDSGNQIFIVQYTEVLPYADDAPKTFQVILYPNGDILFQYKEMQGNLTSATVGVEDKYGTEGLELAYDKAFIEDNLAILIKRAVSKNAIGWNDEDPDDNAAISLYYDTDNTGADGILIIAGIEEDPDGLTEDQYIWDSSEVAEGTYYVYAVIDDGVNVPVVSYYPEPITIDRSSPRFDELPEQEGMENESLTFTVQAQDPNNDSLTYSASNLPEGAIFNSDTRVFSWTPTSDQTGEYYVEFTVTDGEHTDTMSVRITITLHLPVVSIIASPSTVVPGGSTVLSWSSTYADTCYIEPNIGSVATSGSVTVSPEQITVYTITAVGPGGTTTRSATVSITPPSVSLTANLPVIQYGEEITLTWTSTYAETCTIEPGIGDVPLNGSVTVSPEETTTYTITATGPGGVATRSTTLTVKRPPQVSLNVSQAVINYGESIILTWEAWPAQRAYLNNGIGLVSASGSMTLTPEYTTTYTFTAVNNDQSTCQTISVKVLGHPPEPQPEGTFGGQYNDLIPEDASLESYDPDRFVVATGLVRDMSGIPLPEVAVNVLGHPEYGTVLTDENGRYSIPAEGGGLLKLSFEKQGYLTSHRKIEASVTDILILKTVTLISPDTAETTIFFNGDPSTITVHKSTETLDAELGDRSCTMVFTGEAKAYEVDEFGNQVQELSLITVRASEYATPESMPAILPPNSGYTYCVELEASGFDRVMFDKPVIAYVNNFLGFDVGEIVPSGYYDRGRSAWVPSDNGVVVKLLDTDNDGVVDALDADSDDLPDDLNENGVLEDEVAGLNDPGTYSPGATFWRVPINHFSPWDFNWSFGIPENAISSNAESPPDVDEQKPTVDDCDKDSNSYVNIRSRILHEDIPLPGTGMSLHYASNWVKGASIIIDVPVSGASVPASLKQIIVNMEVAGRMFEQVLAPLPNQAAKFVWDKRDYRGDWVEIPVVAHIHIGFEYGGVYYEAEADYKKAFAQSGADTVTNVPSRQNVILWETHETQITPIPPVDKNVDSQLAEGWTLSSQHSLYMGNIGVLNKGNGEKIERNAVIITTIAGGNGGGYSGDGGPAVDAQLAYPTSVTMDMRGNLYIADSTYEIVGGAISIKDIIRKVDKDGNITTFFEGPIIRSIGNLDIEVAPDGMLYILSRSENQLRRVDLNGIVSIVAGIATSYPPGMKVFAGDGGPAIEARLYHPQGMEIDASGNIYIADTDNHCVRRISPDGIIEAFAGMGVDAGYSGDGGLAVDARLQSPTGLAVDKTGNLFIADSGNFSIRKVDPKGVITTIAGGNGPGYSGDGWPAVDAQLQSISEITLDSSGNLYLTGYDHIRKINQDGIITTIAGGNGSGHSGDGGPAIYAQLGLGLNDIIADPRGNLYILDTSYCGVRKVGPAPVVAGSVGVGEVIFVEENGLGHIMLSNGRHSRTIDTASGVVLKSFTYDTDNRLVSITDQFGNVTTVERSSDGRPTAIISPDGLRTDLSVDPATSHLNRITHPDGGYYDFGYTTGGLMEYEIDPAGNRFDHIFDIEGRLSEVLDEEHGHQYYEQMKYPSGDILTTVTTAEGNVTSYLDRTELSGEYTSIITDAPGGQTTYIRSADGFYAQKDLACGMALDFEYGIDPAYKYKFIKESHEIAPSGISKRNQLDISYEDTDLDEAPDLITRSVTVNGKTTTVQKDVIQSTVTATSPEGRATVSSYDPDTLVTLSTGIAGLYQTNYGYYADGRPKSVMTGTRETSFAYDSYGYLASVTDPRSLTTYFTNDLAGRVTHIARPDGTNLGFEYDANGNMTVLTNPSNVDHLFGYNGVDLKSFYTTPLSGSYSYSYDKDRRLVQKDFPSGQSIYWDYTNPSDATDKSRLWRVITPEGDIDYTYLCGNKVESVSTVTEAIAYGYDGKLVTSETLYGTINKTLSYTYNEDFNVESFTYAGATEGYLYDNDGLLTGAGGFTISRYNDPGVNETGLPYNVTNGAFSLGRTFNGYGETGRESSTVGGYDVYEWNVIDRYADGRIKTKTETIGGVTTTFGYTYDEMGRLETVTKDGSLVESYDHDTIPYGTCTYQMNSLRGIAGRVLDYDAEDHLLSAGGTDYQYDLDGFLTSKTSGTETTYYDYSSRGELLSVDLPDGTDITYVHDPLGRRIAKKVNGTITEKYLWSGLTTLLAVYDGSDNLLMRFVYADGRMPVAVEKGGITYYLAYDQVGSLRAVADAAGNIVKQIDYDSFGFMLNDTYPGFEIPFGFAGGLYDKDTGLVRFGYRDYDPNTGRWTAKDPIGFNGGASDLYGYCLNDPVNMIDGIGLAGFAIDAGGGYGTGWGTNNYSEGGSAGTGLFIGVKPDTGGYAQLGAYTYQSYADEIPGARLGAGFNATYYKGDSADFFKGEMNYTMLTLFIASLTKYSDPCTGKTTGWTVSLGGKGYGLTWFEKGTSKSWSYALQE from the coding sequence ATGGCAAAGAAACCCGCTGCTCTGCTAACAGCCTTATTTGTATTGGTTTTTGCGTTTTCCGCTCACGCCGAGGCATCTTCTTTTCTGGACAGAACCGTCTCCATCAACTGGCTTCACTTTGCAAAATCAGCCGATCTTTTCACCGCTGATGCCGAAGCCCAGGGGGTTCTCAGGATCACCAATACCACTCCGGACAAATCATACTGGGGTTATGTGGTCCTTAACGGCAGGACCTACTGGCTCAACAATAATGATACTTTTGTTCAGCCGGTCTCTCTTAAGCGGTTCAATGCCTTTTTCGTGTCCCTGCTCGGTGCGCCGGGCACTGCATTGCATATTGAAATCCTTCCCCCCAAACCAGAAATCATCTCTTTTACAATTGCGCCGAATTCTGTTGTGCAAGGTTCAACAGCAACCCTGGCCTGGGCAACGGAAAACGCCGATACCGTCGCCATAGAACCGGGTATCGGACCAGTGGATCCCGATGGTTCGGTCACTGTGGCGCCGGATGCCACCACAACTTATACCCTGACAGCGGCAAACGCTTACGGCTCTGTCAGCGAAACCGCCACGGTTACGGTTCTTGTTCCGCCTGCAATAACCATTGTTGAACCAAACGGACTCAATGACATTGCAGATGAATCCTTTACCATTCAGTGGGAAGACGAAGACCCGGACAGCGACGCCACCATATCCCTTTACTACGATACCGACAACACAGGCGCGGACGGCATTCTTATTGCCCTGGGCCTCGGCGAAGACCCCGACGGTGTGGATGATCAATTCACATGGGACATTTCGACAATCATGGAAGGGGATTATTACATCTACGCTGTTATCGACGACGGCGTCACTCCTGCCGTGATTGCGTACAGCCCGGGTCCTGTGACTGTTTTGCATAACATTCCACCGGAGATCACTCTTACGTCCATAAGCGCATTTGTGGGTGACGGATCGTATGAATATGTAGACAGTCGATATTCAAATACCCTTTTGTACAACTGGCTGGATATTACGGCTGTCGGCACTGAAATATTGTTGACCGGGTTTGATGACGCATATTCTGTCAATCTTCCATTTGAGTTTCCGTTTTTCGGCGATATCAAATCATCGATACTGATTAGCTCAAACGGATACCTCACTTTTGGGAATTACGGCACCAACTGTAATAACAGACCGATACCAGAGTTTTTTGATCCAAACGATTTTATCGCTCCCTACTGGGATGATATTGTGCCGGATAAAGGTGGATCGTTTCATTATTACTATGATTCGGGAAACCAGATCTTTATTGTTCAGTATACCGAAGTGCTGCCATACGCAGACGATGCCCCGAAAACATTTCAGGTCATACTTTATCCAAACGGAGATATACTTTTCCAGTACAAAGAGATGCAGGGGAACCTCACTTCCGCTACCGTGGGTGTTGAGGATAAGTATGGTACAGAAGGCCTTGAGCTTGCATACGACAAAGCTTTTATTGAAGATAACCTGGCCATTCTGATCAAAAGAGCCGTGTCAAAAAATGCGATTGGCTGGAACGACGAAGATCCTGATGATAATGCCGCCATATCGCTTTATTACGATACAGATAATACAGGAGCGGACGGCATTCTGATTATCGCAGGCATTGAAGAAGACCCTGACGGCCTGACCGAAGACCAATACATATGGGATTCGTCAGAAGTAGCAGAAGGAACCTACTATGTTTATGCAGTCATTGATGATGGCGTCAACGTTCCAGTGGTTTCTTATTATCCTGAGCCCATAACTATTGATCGCAGCTCCCCTCGGTTTGACGAACTACCAGAGCAGGAAGGAATGGAAAACGAGAGCTTGACTTTTACAGTTCAGGCCCAGGATCCCAATAATGATTCATTAACCTATTCCGCTTCAAATCTTCCTGAAGGGGCAATTTTCAATTCTGACACACGGGTGTTTTCATGGACCCCGACAAGTGACCAGACTGGTGAGTACTATGTCGAATTCACCGTCACTGACGGTGAACACACAGACACCATGTCTGTTCGAATAACCATCACACTGCATCTGCCGGTCGTTTCTATCATCGCCTCCCCTTCAACAGTTGTTCCCGGAGGGTCTACGGTTCTGAGCTGGTCATCGACGTATGCAGATACATGCTATATCGAACCGAATATAGGAAGTGTGGCGACAAGCGGTTCTGTCACCGTATCTCCTGAACAGATTACAGTATATACCATCACTGCCGTCGGCCCTGGCGGAACCACCACCAGAAGCGCCACCGTCTCCATCACACCCCCCAGTGTAAGTCTTACTGCCAACCTGCCGGTCATTCAATACGGCGAAGAAATTACGCTGACCTGGACATCCACATATGCGGAGACATGTACAATTGAACCCGGCATCGGTGATGTGCCATTAAATGGCTCTGTCACGGTATCGCCGGAAGAGACCACTACTTATACAATCACGGCCACCGGCCCCGGCGGTGTGGCAACACGCAGCACCACCCTTACCGTCAAGCGTCCTCCCCAGGTTAGCCTGAACGTATCACAGGCGGTTATTAACTATGGAGAATCCATCATATTAACCTGGGAGGCGTGGCCGGCACAAAGGGCTTATCTAAATAACGGCATTGGATTAGTTTCTGCCAGCGGGTCCATGACGCTGACACCAGAATATACAACCACCTATACATTCACCGCCGTCAATAATGATCAGTCAACCTGCCAGACGATTTCTGTCAAAGTTTTGGGCCACCCGCCGGAACCTCAGCCCGAAGGTACTTTTGGCGGCCAATATAACGATCTTATTCCGGAAGATGCGAGCCTTGAATCGTATGATCCGGACCGGTTCGTCGTTGCCACAGGGTTGGTAAGGGATATGAGCGGCATTCCACTTCCGGAGGTAGCAGTGAACGTGCTGGGCCACCCTGAATATGGGACAGTACTTACAGATGAAAATGGAAGATACTCCATACCGGCGGAAGGAGGGGGCCTGCTCAAACTATCTTTTGAAAAACAAGGGTATTTGACATCCCATAGAAAAATTGAAGCATCGGTAACTGATATTCTGATTCTTAAGACAGTGACTCTCATATCACCTGACACTGCTGAAACGACAATATTTTTCAACGGTGATCCAAGCACCATTACCGTCCATAAGAGCACAGAAACACTCGATGCCGAGCTTGGCGACCGTTCATGCACCATGGTCTTCACCGGTGAGGCCAAGGCATACGAAGTAGATGAATTCGGGAATCAGGTCCAGGAGCTTTCCTTAATAACAGTCCGGGCAAGTGAGTATGCAACACCAGAATCCATGCCGGCTATCCTTCCTCCCAACTCCGGCTATACATATTGTGTTGAACTGGAGGCAAGCGGGTTTGACCGGGTAATGTTCGATAAACCTGTCATTGCTTATGTAAATAATTTTTTGGGATTTGATGTCGGAGAAATAGTGCCCTCTGGATATTATGACCGAGGGCGCTCCGCATGGGTGCCGTCTGACAACGGTGTAGTGGTTAAATTGCTTGATACTGACAACGATGGAGTTGTGGACGCCCTGGATGCCGATAGCGATGACCTGCCGGATGATCTTAATGAAAATGGTGTACTCGAAGATGAAGTCGCCGGGTTGAATGACCCTGGTACGTATAGCCCCGGTGCTACATTCTGGAGAGTTCCCATAAATCATTTTTCACCATGGGATTTTAATTGGTCTTTTGGGATTCCAGAAAATGCCATTTCGTCTAATGCTGAAAGCCCCCCGGATGTGGATGAGCAAAAGCCTACCGTTGATGATTGCGATAAAGACAGTAATTCATATGTCAATATCAGAAGTCGTATTCTCCATGAAGATATTCCTCTTCCCGGCACAGGCATGTCCCTTCACTATGCCAGCAACTGGGTAAAAGGCGCCAGTATTATTATAGATGTGCCGGTAAGCGGAGCTTCTGTGCCGGCCAGTCTTAAACAGATAATTGTTAACATGGAAGTTGCGGGAAGGATGTTTGAGCAGGTGCTTGCCCCTCTTCCCAACCAGGCAGCGAAATTCGTCTGGGATAAACGTGATTATAGAGGAGATTGGGTAGAAATTCCGGTCGTTGCTCATATTCACATCGGTTTTGAATATGGCGGTGTTTACTATGAAGCTGAAGCTGATTACAAAAAAGCGTTTGCACAGTCTGGGGCAGATACCGTTACCAATGTTCCTTCAAGACAAAATGTTATTCTGTGGGAAACGCATGAGACCCAAATAACTCCCATTCCTCCTGTAGATAAAAACGTTGACAGTCAGCTTGCGGAGGGGTGGACTCTTTCTTCCCAGCACAGTTTATATATGGGGAATATCGGCGTCCTCAATAAGGGCAATGGTGAAAAAATAGAGCGAAATGCAGTTATTATCACAACAATTGCGGGTGGGAACGGGGGGGGCTACAGCGGCGATGGTGGACCTGCTGTGGATGCGCAGTTGGCATATCCAACAAGCGTGACAATGGATATGCGCGGTAATCTGTATATAGCGGATTCTACTTACGAAATTGTTGGAGGGGCTATCTCTATCAAAGATATTATTCGGAAAGTTGATAAGGATGGTAATATTACGACTTTTTTTGAAGGCCCAATAATACGGTCCATAGGCAACCTTGATATTGAAGTGGCGCCCGATGGCATGCTTTACATCCTGAGCAGATCAGAAAATCAATTGCGAAGAGTAGATCTAAACGGCATTGTCTCCATCGTGGCCGGAATCGCTACCTCGTATCCCCCTGGGATGAAGGTTTTCGCAGGCGATGGAGGGCCAGCCATTGAGGCACGACTTTACCATCCCCAAGGCATGGAAATAGATGCCTCTGGTAATATTTATATCGCAGACACAGATAATCATTGTGTCCGCAGAATAAGTCCGGACGGGATTATTGAGGCATTCGCAGGCATGGGTGTCGACGCTGGCTACAGCGGGGACGGTGGCCTGGCGGTTGATGCCAGGCTGCAAAGCCCGACCGGCTTGGCCGTCGACAAGACAGGCAATCTGTTTATTGCCGACAGTGGCAACTTTAGTATCCGTAAAGTAGATCCGAAGGGTGTTATCACAACAATTGCCGGTGGAAACGGACCGGGCTACAGCGGCGATGGATGGCCGGCCGTGGATGCGCAGTTGCAATCTATAAGCGAGATTACACTAGACAGTTCCGGAAACCTCTACTTGACGGGCTATGACCACATTCGAAAAATCAATCAGGACGGCATTATCACAACAATTGCCGGAGGAAACGGTTCGGGTCACAGCGGAGACGGAGGCCCGGCTATTTATGCACAACTGGGGTTGGGCCTTAACGATATTATCGCCGACCCACGAGGGAATCTGTATATTTTAGACACTTCTTATTGTGGTGTCCGTAAAGTAGGACCTGCCCCTGTCGTGGCTGGTTCCGTAGGGGTTGGGGAGGTTATTTTTGTGGAAGAAAATGGGCTTGGGCACATTATGTTGTCCAATGGCAGGCATTCAAGGACCATTGATACGGCCTCGGGTGTTGTACTAAAAAGCTTTACATACGATACTGACAACCGTCTTGTGTCTATAACCGATCAGTTCGGAAACGTAACAACAGTTGAGCGCAGTAGTGATGGCCGACCCACGGCGATTATCTCTCCTGATGGATTAAGAACCGATCTTTCCGTCGATCCCGCTACCAGTCATTTAAATCGAATTACCCATCCTGACGGTGGTTATTATGACTTTGGATATACAACAGGCGGCTTAATGGAATATGAGATCGATCCTGCAGGAAATCGTTTTGATCACATTTTTGATATAGAAGGGCGATTATCAGAAGTGTTGGATGAAGAACACGGCCATCAGTATTATGAGCAGATGAAGTATCCAAGCGGTGATATCCTGACAACGGTGACAACAGCCGAAGGTAACGTAACATCTTATCTGGATCGAACGGAACTGTCCGGTGAATATACATCGATTATCACTGACGCTCCAGGCGGTCAGACCACTTATATTAGATCTGCAGACGGGTTTTATGCTCAGAAAGATTTAGCCTGCGGCATGGCGCTGGATTTTGAATATGGTATTGACCCGGCCTATAAATATAAATTTATCAAGGAGTCGCATGAAATCGCACCGTCCGGTATCTCAAAAAGAAATCAACTGGATATCTCTTATGAAGATACCGATCTGGACGAAGCCCCTGACCTGATTACCCGGAGTGTGACAGTCAACGGCAAGACCACGACTGTACAAAAAGATGTGATTCAGTCAACTGTTACCGCCACATCACCGGAAGGCCGGGCCACTGTATCCTCCTACGATCCTGATACACTGGTCACGCTAAGCACAGGAATAGCCGGTCTGTATCAGACAAACTATGGCTACTATGCTGACGGCCGACCGAAATCCGTCATGACCGGTACCAGGGAGACTTCTTTTGCCTATGATTCATATGGCTACCTGGCATCTGTTACTGACCCCAGAAGTCTGACCACATACTTTACAAATGATCTGGCAGGCCGGGTTACGCATATCGCCCGCCCCGACGGTACAAACCTGGGGTTTGAATATGACGCCAACGGCAACATGACCGTGCTGACCAATCCGTCGAACGTGGACCATCTGTTCGGGTATAATGGAGTTGACCTGAAAAGCTTCTACACAACGCCGCTCAGCGGCAGCTACAGCTATTCGTATGACAAAGACCGGCGGCTGGTTCAAAAAGATTTTCCATCCGGGCAGTCTATTTACTGGGATTATACAAACCCGTCAGACGCGACAGACAAGTCCCGGCTGTGGCGTGTCATCACCCCGGAAGGTGATATTGATTACACCTATCTTTGCGGGAACAAGGTCGAGTCTGTATCAACCGTCACGGAGGCCATTGCATACGGCTATGACGGCAAACTGGTCACCTCTGAAACCCTGTACGGAACCATCAACAAAACCCTGTCATATACCTATAACGAGGACTTCAACGTAGAGTCCTTCACCTATGCCGGGGCCACGGAAGGATATCTTTACGACAATGACGGCCTGCTCACCGGCGCAGGTGGCTTTACCATATCCCGGTACAATGACCCCGGCGTCAACGAGACCGGTCTTCCCTATAACGTGACCAACGGCGCTTTCAGCCTGGGCAGAACATTTAACGGCTATGGTGAGACCGGCAGAGAATCCAGCACCGTCGGCGGTTACGATGTGTATGAATGGAATGTAATAGACCGTTATGCCGACGGCAGAATAAAGACAAAAACAGAGACCATCGGCGGTGTCACCACCACGTTCGGCTACACGTATGACGAGATGGGCCGGCTTGAGACCGTGACAAAAGACGGCTCTCTCGTCGAATCATACGACCATGATACTATCCCTTACGGCACCTGCACATACCAGATGAACTCGCTTCGGGGCATTGCCGGCCGGGTCCTGGATTATGATGCGGAAGACCACCTTCTTTCTGCCGGAGGGACAGACTATCAGTATGATCTGGATGGGTTTTTGACATCCAAAACATCGGGCACAGAAACCACATACTATGATTATTCATCCCGTGGGGAGCTTCTGAGCGTTGATCTGCCTGACGGCACGGACATCACCTACGTTCACGATCCCCTTGGTCGGCGCATCGCCAAAAAGGTCAATGGTACGATCACCGAGAAATATCTCTGGAGCGGCCTGACAACCCTGCTGGCGGTGTACGACGGCTCGGATAACCTCCTTATGCGGTTTGTGTATGCGGACGGCCGCATGCCTGTGGCGGTTGAAAAAGGCGGTATAACATATTATCTTGCCTATGATCAGGTCGGTTCCCTGCGAGCCGTGGCCGATGCCGCAGGCAACATCGTCAAGCAGATCGACTACGACAGCTTCGGATTTATGTTGAATGACACCTACCCGGGCTTTGAAATACCGTTCGGGTTTGCAGGGGGCCTGTATGATAAAGACACAGGTCTTGTGCGCTTTGGATATCGCGATTATGATCCGAATACCGGCCGCTGGACAGCCAAGGACCCAATCGGATTCAATGGCGGGGCAAGTGACCTTTATGGGTATTGCCTAAATGATCCAGTTAATATGATTGATGGTATTGGCTTAGCTGGTTTTGCCATTGATGCTGGGGGTGGTTACGGGACAGGATGGGGAACTAATAATTACTCTGAGGGTGGGAGCGCTGGAACAGGATTATTTATCGGAGTTAAGCCAGATACTGGTGGGTATGCCCAATTAGGCGCTTATACTTATCAGTCCTATGCTGACGAAATACCTGGTGCACGGCTTGGGGCCGGGTTTAATGCAACTTACTATAAAGGCGACTCTGCCGACTTTTTTAAAGGTGAAATGAATTATACCATGTTAACCCTTTTTATCGCGTCTCTGACAAAGTATTCAGATCCATGTACAGGTAAAACTACAGGATGGACCGTAAGTTTAGGTGGAAAGGGGTACGGTCTTACTTGGTTTGAAAAAGGGACGTCAAAGTCGTGGTCTTACGCATTGCAAGAATGA
- a CDS encoding transposase, whose translation MPRQARIDAPGALHHIIARGIERGRIFRDDQDRNDFILRLGQLVQESQTQCLAWALIPNHFHLLLKTGNVPIATLMRRLLTGYAINHNRRYRRSGHLFQNRYKSILCQQDIYLKELVRYIHLNPLRAGLVANMEALDRYHFAGHGYIMGKINNTWQSINEVLSYFSEDKTDARRKYRKYVTKGLEAGRQPSLTGGGLIRSAGGWEAVRSQRKAGVFQKSDERILGDDDFVKTVLSAAQEELNNRYSLVAKGVQLDDIVAAVSCLLSIPRSAMTEPSKERTVVKGRSLVCYWAVRELGMSMTAVAEALKVGVSTVSNAVKKGETIANGEGLLLGDVLNVKI comes from the coding sequence ATGCCCAGACAAGCCAGAATAGATGCACCGGGGGCGCTGCATCATATCATTGCCAGGGGGATTGAACGCGGCCGGATATTTCGGGACGACCAGGACCGAAATGATTTTATCCTGCGGCTCGGCCAACTGGTTCAAGAATCACAGACACAGTGCCTTGCCTGGGCGTTGATTCCAAACCATTTTCATTTATTACTGAAAACCGGCAATGTTCCCATTGCCACGCTTATGCGCCGCCTGCTGACGGGTTATGCAATCAACCACAATCGGCGTTATCGCAGGAGCGGGCATTTGTTTCAAAACCGTTATAAATCGATTCTCTGCCAGCAGGATATTTATTTGAAAGAACTGGTGCGCTACATCCATCTGAATCCTCTAAGGGCGGGATTGGTCGCCAATATGGAGGCGCTTGACAGATATCATTTTGCCGGCCACGGCTATATTATGGGAAAGATAAACAATACCTGGCAGTCCATAAATGAGGTTTTGTCATATTTCAGTGAAGACAAGACGGATGCGCGGCGGAAGTATAGGAAGTATGTTACAAAAGGCCTGGAAGCGGGCAGGCAGCCATCTCTTACAGGCGGCGGGTTGATTCGAAGCGCTGGCGGCTGGGAAGCAGTCCGCTCCCAGCGCAAGGCAGGGGTTTTTCAGAAAAGCGACGAGCGCATCCTGGGAGATGATGATTTTGTCAAAACAGTTTTATCGGCTGCACAGGAAGAACTGAATAACCGCTATTCACTGGTTGCAAAAGGAGTGCAGCTTGACGACATTGTCGCGGCCGTATCCTGCCTGCTTTCTATTCCCCGGAGCGCTATGACAGAGCCTTCAAAAGAGAGGACTGTCGTTAAAGGACGATCGCTTGTGTGTTACTGGGCTGTTCGGGAGTTGGGAATGTCAATGACAGCAGTGGCTGAAGCCCTGAAAGTCGGGGTCTCGACTGTCAGTAATGCGGTTAAAAAAGGAGAAACAATCGCTAATGGAGAAGGTTTGTTGTTAGGTGACGTGCTAAATGTGAAAATATGA